GATGTGTATATCCTGATCTTCGCAAGGAGTCAGCGGAATTCATTGCATCGAAGGGTGCGGATGGTAATGCTATCGGTGGTTTGGCAGTAGGTGAGCCGGTAGACAAGATGTATGAGATGATTGAGTTGGTGAACGAGATTCTGCCGAAAGATAAACCCCGTTATCTGATGGGGGTAGGTACACCGGTAAATATCCTGGAAGGCATAGAGCGTGGCGTAGATATGTTTGACTGCGTGATGCCAACCCGAAACGGACGGAATGGTATGTTGTTTACCAAAGACGGTATCATCAATATGCGCAATAAGAAATGGGAAACAGACTTCTCTCCTATTGAAGCAGACGGAGCTTCTGCTGTAGATACCTTATATAGTAAAGCGTATCTGCGCCATCTGTTCCATGCGCAAGAATTGCTGGCTATGCAAATTGCATCTATCCATAATTTGGCTTTTTATCTGTGGCTGGTGGGTGAAGCCCGCAAGCACATCATTGCCGGTGACTTCTCTACATGGAAACCGATGATGGTAAAACGCGTATCGACAAGGTTATGAGAAAACTGAACTGGAAAATAAAAGGTATAAAGTTGCCGGATAACTGGAAGTGGTTGAAGCGGCTCGACTTCTACATTATCAAGAAGTTCCTCGGAACTTATGTGTTTGCCATTGCATTGATTATCTCTATTGCAGTGGTATTCGACTTTAATGAGAAGATGGACAAGTTCATGTCACACGAAGCGCCATGGAAAGCCATAGTTTTTGATTATTATCTGAACTTTGTTCCTTACTTTGCCAATCTGTTCAGTCCGCTGTTTGTGTTTATTTCGGTTATATTCTTTACTTCAAAACTGGCCGAGAACTCGGAGATTATTGCGATGTTTTCTACCGGAATGAGTTTTAAGCGGATGCTCCGGCCTTATATGGTATCGGCTGCCATTATTGCGGTAGTAACTTTTTGCTTAGGCTCTTATGTAATACCTAAGGGTAGTGTGACACGTATCAATTTTGAGGATAAGTACTATAAGCAACGTAAATCAAATACTGCCCGGAATATTCAGCTGGAAGTGGATTCGGGGGTGATTGCCTATATTGAACGTTTTGAAGATTATAGTAAGACAGGATATCGCTTTTCATTGGATAAATTTAAAGATAAGCAGTTGGTGTCTCATCTTACGGCTCGTTCCATTACTTATGATACAGCATCTGTTCATAAATGGACCATTAAGGATTACATGATACGCGAGATGGACGGCATGAAAGAAAATATAGTTAAGGGTGATCGTATTGACAGTATCCTTTTCATGGAGCCTGCTGATTTCCTTATTATGAAAAATCAACAGGAAATGATGACCAGTCCCGAATTAAGTGAATATATTAGCAGGCAGCGGCAGCGTGGATTTGCCAATATCAAGGAGTTTGAACTTGAATATCATAAGCGCATTGCCATGTCGTTTGCATCGTTTATCCTTACGCTGATCGGAGTTTCTCTTTCTTCGAAAAAGACCAAGGGTGGAATGGGATTGCATTTGGGTATAGGTTTGGCATTAAGTTTCTCATATATCCTTTTCCAAACGATCGCTTCTACTTTTGCTGTAAATGGTAATGTACCTCCGGTAGTTGCCGTATGGATACCGAATATACTCTATGCTTTCATAGCATTCTACTTGTATCAGAAAGCACCGAAATAAGGAATAACCGAATGAATAAAAATAAGAAGCCCCTCCTGCTCCTTGTGTTACCACAAGTGCAGGAGGGGCTTTTTTGTTGTATCCATTTCCTCTTTTGTCTTTGCTTCTTCATAACTTTAGCGATGCATTCTCATCGTATGTGTATTTAGAAGCAACCCCACTTTCGTCTTACATGTTCTTTAAATCTTTCATGGCAATGTGCAGTGAAAGCTTAATTCAAGTAAGCTGAAAGTTCTGCAGCAGAGATGTTTTTGGCTATAATCACACCATTATCATCCAGTAAATAGTTAGTAAATCCCCGGCCTAAACGGTATTTTTTAAAGATGCCGGACGACTCGCCTTTAGTTTCCACGAAACAGGTGGGCGTAACTATTTGGTCCTTACGAATGGTTTCCTCAAAGATAGATTGATATTCATCGAATGATACGGAAACCATTTCCACATTATTGTTTTGAGAAGTTGAACGAAGTGCATTGCTTAAACTTGCGTTTTGCATCCGGGATTGCGCGTCGTAACTTGCCCAGAAACTGAGTAACACATATTTTCCCTTCATCTTTGACAGATTTTGAGTCGGTTGTTGCTCAGTCGACATAGCTTTGATTTTAAAATCAGGGGCTATGTCACCCACATTTAAACCTCCGGTAGGTTTGTCTTTTTCTACGAAAGAAGTCAAGGAACTAATTAGTAATACAACAAAAATCCATTTTACATGCTTCATGTAAGGCGGTTTTGGTTAATACTAGTTGATTTATAAGTGTTTGTCGGACGATGAAATAACGTCTTAACAAACAAATATACGATCAACGTTTACTAAGATTATAGAACCATTTGTTCTAAATCGGGGACAAAGGTACAACATTATTATTGAAAATCAAGTAAACGGTTAACTTTTTCATGTTATATAACATGTTTTGCATTTCAGGATATCTCTCAGCATGATATATATGATGCATTTGATGAATAGATATGGTGTGTTTTTCTCATTAGCATTAGGCTGAAAGAGGGAACCTTTCAGAACTATTACTGTTTAATGAATGGCGCAAAAGAAATTTTGCCTACTTTTGCATCGTGTTATTCATTAATTTAGATAAACAACTTTTATGCAACCATTGAGCACAGAACTTATACTTATCCGGGTCACGGGCGAAGATCGTCCGGGATTGACTGCATCTGTTACAGAAATTTTAGCTAAATACGACGCTACTATTCTTGACATTGGTCAGGCCGACATCCATAATACACTGTCATTAGGTATCTTATGCAAGACAGAGGAACAACATTCAGGATTCATTATGAAAGAGTTGCTTTTCAAAGCGTCTTCTTTGGGAGTGACGATTCGCTTCTATCCTATTTCAGTAAAGGAATATGAAGATTGGGTGAATATGCAGGGAAAGAACCGCTATATCCTTACTCTGCTGGGGCGTAAATTATCTGCCCGCCAGATCTCTGCCGTTACCCGTATTCTTGCTGAACAGGGGATGAATATCGATGCCATCAAACGCCTGACGGGGCGTATTCCATTGGATGAATGTGATTCGCGTACACGTGCCTGCATAGAGTTTTCTGTCCGGGGAACTCCGAAAGACCGTATTGCTATGCAGGAAGAGTTAATGAAGCTGGCGAGCGAACTGGAAATGGATTTCTCTTTCCAGCTTGATAATATGTATCGCCGGATGCGCCGACTGATCTGTTTCGATATGGATTCGACTCTGATTGAAACGGAAGTAATTGACGAATTGGCTATACGCGCTGGTGTGGGCAATGAGGTGAAAGCCATCACTGAGCGTGCTATGCGTGGTGAGATAGATTTTACTGAAAGTTTCCGTGAGCGTGTAGCTTTGTTGAAAGGTCTGGATGAATCTGTCATGCAGGAAATAGCAGAGAATCTGCCCATTACGGAAGGTGTAGACCGCCTGATGTATGTATTGAAAAAGTATGGTTACAAGATAGCCATTCTTTCCGGTGGTTTCACTTATTTCGGGCAATATCTTCAAAAGAAATATGGCATTGATTATGTATATGCCAATGAATTGGAAATAGTGGACGGTAAGTTGACCGGCCGTTATCTGGGAGATGTGGTGGACGGTAAGCGAAAAGCCGAACTGTTGCGCCTCATTGCACAGGTAGAGAAGGTAGACATTGCACAGACCATTGCTGTGGGTGACGGAGCGAATGATCTTCCGATGCTGGGCGTTGCCGGATTGGGCATTGCTTTCCATGCCAAACCGAAAGTGGTTGCCAATGCAAAGCAATCTATTAACACGATTGGTTTGGATGGGGTACTCTATTTCTTAGGCTTCAAAGACTCATATATCGATTTGCCGAAATGAGTTGAACTATTCCGCAAATATATTTGTTTCATATAGTGACATATATATTTGCGGAACCTCTTAAATTTGAATACTATGAAGAGAATAAGGAACCTATTCTGTCTCTCTTTACTTTTAGTTGCAGTCGGCTTACCTGCTGTCGCACAAACAAAACTTCATGTTCCCCTCCCTGATTCGATAACCACTGTTGGATATGCCACCGGACTTCGTAAGAATCTTTCTGGCCTGGTGGAAAGAATTACTGAAAATCAGATGAATAAAGACCAGATTACCAATCCGCTGGATGCCATCCGTGGACGGGTACCTGGATTGACGATTCTGAAAGGTTCGAATGGACCTGCTGCGCTGGACGCTGTCCGTCTGCGTGGCACTACCTCCCTGACTACTGGAAATGACCCGTTAATTATTGTAGACGGAGTTTTTGGTGACCTGAGTATGCTTACATCTATTTATCCGGCGGATATTGAAAGCTTTGTTATCCTGAAGGATGCTTCGGAAACTGCACAATACGGTTCGCGCGGAGCATCGGGTGTGATTGAGATTACTACAAAAAAAGGTGTCAGCGGACGTACAAGCGTTAACTATAATGGAAGTTTCGGCATTGCCTCAAGCTATAAAACAGTGAGGATGCTCAATGGAAATGAATTCCGGACATTGGCTCAGGAGCGTGGCATCTCAATTTTGGATATGGGAAACAATACAGATTTCCAGAAAGAGATCGAGCAAACGGGATTACAGCATAATCATCATATCGCGTTTTCGGGAGGAACGAATACTTCCAATTATCGTGTTTCACTCGCTCTAATGAATCGTGAAGGAGTGATTGTCAATGAAAAGTTGCAGAACTTCACATCGAATATGAATATGACACAGTATGTATTCGATAATTTTCTTAAATGTGATCTTGGTATGTTTGGTTCCGTACAGAAGGAACGTAATCTGGTGAATCTGCACAAAGTATTCTATTCTGCTGCTTCGTATAATCCTACTTTCCCGAATCACAAGAATCCGGAGACCGGTAGCTGGGATGGATATGCTTATGCCAGCCAGTTATCACATCCGTTGGCATGGATGGATGTGAAAGACAAGAATGCTACATCGCATATCAGTACGCATGCCCGGTTGACATTCAATCTGGCCGAAGCATGGAAACTGACTTTTTTCGGTTCCTATACATATAATGTAGTAGAAAATGCGCAGTATCTGCCTGTTGCTGTCTGGGCACAAGGGCAGGCATACAGAGGAGACAAGAAAATGGAATCATTGCTGGGTAACCTGATGCTGTCTTATAAAAAAGAATGGAGGAAACACTTCTTTGACGTTTTAGGACTGGCAGAGATACAGAAAGACAAATATTCCGGATTTTATACAACAGTTACAAATTTCAGTAATGACAAATTAGGTTATGATAATCTTCAGGGAGGTGCCATTCGTCCGTGGGATGGAACTAATTCCTACTACGAAGACCCTCGTTTGGTTTCTTTTATGGGGCGCGTGAATTATACGTATGATGATCGATATATCCTTACGGTGAATGCCCGTGGGGATGCGTCTTCCAAGTTTGGCAGTAATCATAAATGGGGATTTTTCCCGGCTGTATCTGTTGCATGGGTAGTTAGTAAAGAGAAGTTTATGGAAAAACTTTCTTTTATCGATAATCTGAAAATCCGTGCAGGATATGGTTTGGCAGGCAATCAAAACGGCATTGATTCATATACTACGTTGAATTTGATGCGACCTAATGGTATTGCACCGGTAGGTTCTACACCTGTAGTCACAATGGATAAGTTGCGGAATACGAATCCGGATTTGAAGTGGGAAGTGAAGCAGACATTCAATGCCGGTATAGAAGTAGCTTTGCTGGGTAACCGATTGCTGCTGACTGCCAATTATTACAATTCCAAGACGAAGGACATGCTTTATCTTTATAACGTGAGTGTACCACCTTTTACTTATAATACTTTACTGGCAAACATTGGTTCTATGCGTAATTATGGAACAGAGCTATCTATCGGCATTACGCCGCTGAAGACCAAAGACATGGAACTGAATATCAATGCCAATCTGACTTTCCAGCAAAACAAATTACTTTCTCTTGACGGAAACTACCAGGGCGAACATATTTCAGCTACAGAATACAAGAGTCTTGCCGGACTGGATGGTGCTGGATTCCACGGTGGATACAATCATATTGTTTACCAGATTGTGGGTCAGCCTCTGGGTGTATTCTATCTGCCCCATTGCACAGGGCTGGTATCCGATGGAAATGGTGGGTATACCTATCAGATTGCCGATCTGAATAGCGGTGGTGTCAGTCTGGAAGATGGTGAAGACCGTTATGTGGCAGGACAGGCTGTGCCAAAGACGATACTTGGTTCCAATATCAGTTTCCGTTATAAAGATTTTGATATATCGCTACAGATAAACGGTGCATTCGGCCATAAAGTGTACAATGGTACTTCATTAACTTATATGAATATGAACAGTTTCCCCGATTATAACGTCATGAAAAAAGCGCCTGCACAGAACATTAAAGACCAGACAGCTACGGATTACTGGTTGGAAGATGGTGATTACATTAACTTCGATTATGTTACGTTAGGCTGGAATGTTCCGTTAAAGAATACCCGTTACTTGCAGTCGCTCCGCCTGTCCCTGACTGTTAACAACCTGGCGACAATTTCAGGCTACTCGGGCTTAACGCCTATGATAAACAGTTCGTCTGTAAATGCTACTTTGGGAATAGATGATAAACGCAATTATCCTCTATACCGTATATATACTATCGGACTTAGTGTAAACTTCTAAACCTTAAAGCCATGAAAAGTAATTCTATATTTTATTCGTTTTGTATTTTAGTTACCCTTTGCTGGGGAATAACTTCGTGCGACGGTTTTCTGAAAGAAAAGTCTCGTGATGCACTGCCTGAAGAGGAAGGTTATAGTAATATCTCTGAACTCTATCTCAATGCAGTGGCATCCCTTTACAATTACATAGGTGGAAATGCTGATAGCCAGGGATTGCAAGGAACCGGCCGTGGTATCTACGACCTGAATACTTTTACCACTGATGAAGCCATTATGCCTACCCGAGGTGGCGACTGGTATGATGGTGGTTTCTGGCAAGGGTTATTTCTGCATAAATGGGGTGTAAACAATGATGCAATACAGGCCACCTGGGAATATCTTTATAAGGTAATTATGCTTAGTAACAACTCTCTGGAACATATAGAAACCTATGCTCTAACCCACTCTGATGCGGAGCTTCCCGGTTATCGCGCCGAGGTACGTGCTTTTCGTGCAATGTACTATTATTATCTGATGGATCTGTTTGGACGCATACCACTGGTTTTGCACTCTAATGTTGCTTCAAAAGATATTGTGTTGAGCGAGCGTAAGAATGTATTCGACTTTGTAGTCAGGGAATTACAAGAGACCGCTCCACTCCTGCCCGCCCAGTTCAGCAACCGTTCCGGCAATTATTACGGACGTTTGACACGTCCTGTTGCATACTTTTTGTTGGCAAAGTTGGCACTGAATGCCGAAATTTATACAGACAATAACTGGACAGATGGTGTTCGTCCTGATGGAAAGAATATCTTTTTCGAAGTAGATGGCACTACAATAAATGCCTGGCAGACTGCAGAAGCTTATTGCGATAAAATCACAGCATTTGGTTATCGCCTCGAACCGGATTATACAGCTAATTTTGCTGTATACAATGAAAGTTCCGTTGAGAATATCTTTACCGTACCTATGAGCAAAACGCTGTACACCAATCAGATGCAATATCTTTTCCGTTCACGCCATTATAATCATGCCAAAGCATTAGGGTTATCCGGTGAAAACGGATCGAGTGCTACCATTGAAGCCCTGCAGACCTTTGGATATGATACCGATCTACAAGACCCTCGTTTTGATTTCTGCTATTATGCAGGTACAGTCTACGATTTGAAAGGTAACGTTGTAAAATTGGATGATGGAACTGTTTTGGTTTACGAGCCGTGGAAAGTAAAGTTAGATATATCCGATGAACCTTACGAAAAGACTGCCGGCGCCCGAATGAAGAAATATGAGATTGATGATAAAGCAATGAAAGATGGTAAACTGATGGAAAATGATATTGTCTTATTCCGTTATGCAGATGTGTTATTGATGAAGAGTGAGGCTAAGGTTCGTGACGGGCGTGATGGAGATGAAGAACTGAACCAAGTGCGTGCTCGTGTAGGAGTACCGGAACGTGTTGCTACTTTAGAGAATCTTCTTGCTGAACGTCAGTTGGAACTTGCATGGGAAGGTTGGAGACGCCAGGATCTAATTCGTTTCGGACAATTTACCCGTACTTACAGCAGTCGTCCGCAGCTGCCTGACGAGGAAAACGGATATACTACCGTCTTCCCTATTCCAGAGAAAATCAGACAGATGAATCCGGGATGGGAGCAGCATCCGGGCTATTAAAGGAATGGATTGCAAAGTCGCTTCATTCTTTTGTGTTAATCACTTTATTTCCTATCTTTGCGGCTAAATAAAAAGAAACATGAAGTTTTCCGAACTACAACTGAATGATCAGGTGCTTGATGCACTGGAAGCCATGCGCTTCGACGAGTGCACACCTATACAAGAGAAATCCATCCCCGTTATACTTGAAGGCAGAGATTTGATAGCCGTAGCACAGACCGGAACTGGTAAGACAGCCGCTTATCTGCTGCCTGTATTGAATAAACTATCGGAGGGTAACCATCCGGAAGATGCTATCAACTGTATTGTTATGTCGCCTACGCGTGAGTTGGCACAGCAGATAGACCAGCAGATGGAAGGTTTTTCTTATTTTATGCCTGTCAGTAGTGTAGCTGTCTATGGTGGTAATGACGGAGTACTTTTTGAACAACAGAAAAAAGGGTTGATGCTGGGAGCTGATGTTGTAATCGCTACTCCGGGACGTTTGATTGCTCATCTTAGTTTGGGTTATGTTGATCTTTCGCGTGTCTCTTACTTCATTCTTGATGAAGCCGACCGTATGCTCGATATGGGATTCTATGACGACATTATGCAGATAGTGAAATACTTGCCCAAGGAACGGCAAACAATCATGTTTTCTGCCACCATGCCTGCCAAAATTCAGCAACTCGCTAACACTATCCTCAACAACCCTGCTGAAGTTAAACTTGCCGTTTCCCGTCCAGCTGAAAAGATCGTACAGGCAGCGTATGTTTGTTACGAGAATCAGAAATTGGGTATCATTCGCAGCCTTTTTGCTGAGCAGACACCGGAACGCGTTATTATATTTGCTTCATCCAAACTGAAGGTAAAAGAGGTGACGAAAGCTCTAAAAATGATGAAGTTGAATGTGGGTGAAATGCATTCAGATCTGGAACAGGCTCAACGTGAGGAGGTGATGCATGAATTTAAAGCCGGACGTGTAAACATTCTGGTCGCTACAGACATTGTGGCACGTGGTATTGATATTGATGATATCCGTCTTGTGATCAACTACGATGTTCCCCATGATAGCGAAGATTACGTTCACCGTATTGGCCGTACAGCACGTGCTAATAATGATGGTGTTGCTTTGACTTTCATCAACGAAAAGGAGCAAAGCAATTTCAAGCAAATAGAGAATTTCCTGGAGAAAGAGATTTATAAGATAGCTGTACCCGAGGAGTTAGGCGAAGCACCTGAATACAAACCACGTAGTTATGATGGCAGAGGCAAGAGAAACTTCCGCTCGTCCAAGGGAGGCAGAAATACAAATAAAGGTGCTGGGAATAAGAAGAAAGGCGGAACTCCAAAAGGAAGAAATGGTAGAGCTCCTGAAAAGAAATAATGGTGAAGTTTTATTACTCCACCATTTTTATATGTAGCTCTTTATCAGCATCAATAGTCAGGTCCACAAGGTGGTAAACGGAGCTTTCCGGAATACGGAGCGTAGCTTCATAGTGATAGCCTTTTCCATTCACTCCCATGAAATCCATATCAGTAAGGATCATTTGGCTGAGTACTTCTTCCGGGAAGACAGTATGGAACATTTTCTTGGTTATATCTTGACCGTACAGTAAATTCTTGCCTTCATAGACACAGATATGAATCACATTGTCGTAGTATACATTATCGATACCAATTCCTTCATCTGAATAGGTAGTCCTGATTACCTTCATCTTGGAAGGATTAATATAGACGTATCCCCGATAACGTGTTCCTTTATACATTACCACACTATCCTTTTGCACCACTTCAGAGATAGTGGGAATGGCTTCCGCTTTCTGACTGGAGAATGACAGTGTATCTTCCGGGTTTTCTGACTTATGCAATTTCACGATTTCATCAGAAAGCGAATGGAACCAGAAACTGTATTCTGTCTGCCGGTCTATTTTATAAGCTATAGGGGTATTACCTCGTACATATATTGTGTCGCGAAGTACCTTGCAATAAACTGGAATATTTTGAGGGTCGACATAATAAATCGTATCACCGCTAATACGCATTAACGGCATATCCGTCTCGTCATCTATCCAGATACCTTGCAACATTTCCTTTGCGGTCAGATCTTCCTTGCTGGAAGTCTCTCCACTTTTGACGTTATTGCAAGATGTCAGCACAATAACGAGCACTATAGAAATAGTACCCCACTTTATCATAACTCCCTCTGTTTTATGTTCTTAATGTCCGATGCAATAATAAATAAATCCTTGCTCTTCCATTTCTTTTTTATCATAGATGTTGCGCCCGTCCAGCACTACAGCTCGTTCCATTGTTTTTTTGATAACTGCCCAGGACGGTAACCGGAACTCCTTCCATTCAGTAACCAGCATCAAGGCATCAGCATCAAGTACGGCATCATACATGTCTCTTGCATAGTAAATGCTCTCTCCTATCCGGCGGCGGCATTCGTCCATTGCAGCAGGATCGTAAGCACGCACTTTACATCCGACTTTAAGCAATTTATCTATCAAGACCAGTGAGGGCGCTTCGCGCATATCATCGGTTTCCGGTTTAAAAGCCAGCCCCCACAAAGCAATTGTTTTACCTTTCAGGTCATTGTCGAAATGCTTGCAAAGCTTATCAAAAAGGATACTTTTTTGCAGTTCGTTTACTTCTTCTACTGCATGCAACACACGCATTTGGTAGCCATTTTGTTCAGCGGTTTTAATGAGTGCTTTCACATCTTTTGGGAAGCAAGAACCTCCATAACCAATACCGGGATAGAGAAACTTACGACCAATACGGGTATCCGAACCAATACCGCTACGCACCATGTTCACATCCGCACCTACCAGTTCGCAAAGATTAGCTATGTCATTCATAAAACTGATGCGGGTGGCGAGCATTGAATTAGCTGCATATTTAGTCATCTCGGCAGATGGAATATCCATAAATATAACACGGAAATTATTCAGCAAAAACGGCTTGTAAAGCTTGCTCATCAGCTTTTTTGCACGTTCGGACTCTACTCCTACTACTACTCGGTCGGGACTCATGAAGTCATTAATGGCGTTACCTTCTTTTAGAAATTCCGGATTAGAAGCTACATCGAATTGAATGTTAATGCTTCGTTTATCCAATTCTTCCTGAATAGCAGCGCGTACTTTTTTAGCTGTGCCAACGGGAACTGTGCTTTTGGTAACTACCAATATGTACTTCTGCATATTCCGGCCAATAGTACGGGCAACTTCAAGTACATAACTAAGGTCAGCGCTTCCATCTTCATCAGGAGGAGTACCAACGGCACTGAAAATGACGTCCACTTCATTCAGGCAACTTTCCAGCGAAGTTGTGAAGTGTAGGCGTCCGGCTTTCACATTCCGGTTTACCATTTCTTCCAGACCACTCTCATAGATAGGAATGATACCTTTCTTCAGTGCTTCGATTTTCTCACTGTTCGTGTCTACGCAAATAACGTTGACACCAATTTCTGCAAAACAGGTTCCAGTCACCAGACCGACATATCCTGTACCGACAATAGCTATCTTCATACTCTTTATTCAAAATATACTGCATCCTTAAAAAGAGGAGCAGCTTTATCTTTAGGAGATAATAGTAAATGTTCTTCGGCAACCGGCCAGTCAATGCCTATCGTTTCATCATTGAAGCGGATGGATGCTTCTGCCTGTGGAGCGTACACATTATCCACTTTATACGTAAAAATAGCTTCGTCGCTTAATACCAGAAAACCGTGTGCAAAACCACGGGGAATGAAGAACTGGCGTTGGTTCTCTTCACTCAGTTCCACGCTGACATATTTGCCGAACGTCGGGGATGTCCGCCGCAGGTCTACTGCCACATCCAGAACTTTTCCTTTAATGACACGTACCAGTTTCGACTGGCAGTATTCTCCTTTTTGATAGTGTAGTCCGCGTAACACGCCAAAAGAGGATTTCGATTCATTGTCCTGAACGAAATGTACATCACCTATGTGCGCTTTAAAATCTTCCTCTTTAAAGGCTTCCATAAAATACCCGCGTTCGTCGCGAAACACTTTTGGCTCAATCAACCATACGCCATCAATTTCCGTCTGTATGTAATTCATTTCTTTAGAATATTTTTCGTACTTTCAACTGGCAACCTAAATTGTCGCCATATATCTCTCCAGTATCAAAAGCGATAGAAGCATTGAACCTCCATCCCTTCCATTTACGAGGAGTATAGATAATTGATGCAAAAGTAGAAAAATTTTCTAATATATCAGGTATAGGTTTGAAAGGAGTTCCCCAAGTTTTGTTATATGACAGTTTTGCGAGGTATGTCCATTCACTGCTGATGTCTCCACTCCAGCCTAAATGCATAGCTCGTACACGATTATATTTGAAGGTCATATCGCCATCTTTGTTGTAAATAGGAGAAGCTATCAACGGATTGGCCATGCTCATCCCCCAATGTACCCAACCGGGATACCAATCATTATTATAGTAGTCATCGGCTCCCCCTGTCTTCTTTACCTCACTGAAGTCTAACCCATGCATCGGACCACTTTGGTTGGTAGTTTGATAATATTCCAGAACGAAACCACTGATAGCTTGCTTATGATTGGATTTATACTCGACTCCCCACAATCCGTCAAATCCATTGAGCTTACCCATTCCGCTGAAATCATCGTAATAGTTTTCCATATAGGCACTAATTGAGAAATCATTGTGACGATAGGTCATCCGGATATGCTCACTGCCCATAAAATTACCTTGATAAGCTATCTGTTCACCCTCCGGACTACTGTCATCTCCATGAGTCGGGATAAATACTTTGAAATAATCTT
The nucleotide sequence above comes from Bacteroides intestinalis DSM 17393. Encoded proteins:
- a CDS encoding DEAD/DEAH box helicase, with amino-acid sequence MKFSELQLNDQVLDALEAMRFDECTPIQEKSIPVILEGRDLIAVAQTGTGKTAAYLLPVLNKLSEGNHPEDAINCIVMSPTRELAQQIDQQMEGFSYFMPVSSVAVYGGNDGVLFEQQKKGLMLGADVVIATPGRLIAHLSLGYVDLSRVSYFILDEADRMLDMGFYDDIMQIVKYLPKERQTIMFSATMPAKIQQLANTILNNPAEVKLAVSRPAEKIVQAAYVCYENQKLGIIRSLFAEQTPERVIIFASSKLKVKEVTKALKMMKLNVGEMHSDLEQAQREEVMHEFKAGRVNILVATDIVARGIDIDDIRLVINYDVPHDSEDYVHRIGRTARANNDGVALTFINEKEQSNFKQIENFLEKEIYKIAVPEELGEAPEYKPRSYDGRGKRNFRSSKGGRNTNKGAGNKKKGGTPKGRNGRAPEKK
- a CDS encoding DUF4738 domain-containing protein, with the translated sequence MIKWGTISIVLVIVLTSCNNVKSGETSSKEDLTAKEMLQGIWIDDETDMPLMRISGDTIYYVDPQNIPVYCKVLRDTIYVRGNTPIAYKIDRQTEYSFWFHSLSDEIVKLHKSENPEDTLSFSSQKAEAIPTISEVVQKDSVVMYKGTRYRGYVYINPSKMKVIRTTYSDEGIGIDNVYYDNVIHICVYEGKNLLYGQDITKKMFHTVFPEEVLSQMILTDMDFMGVNGKGYHYEATLRIPESSVYHLVDLTIDADKELHIKMVE
- a CDS encoding UDP-glucose dehydrogenase family protein, with the protein product MKIAIVGTGYVGLVTGTCFAEIGVNVICVDTNSEKIEALKKGIIPIYESGLEEMVNRNVKAGRLHFTTSLESCLNEVDVIFSAVGTPPDEDGSADLSYVLEVARTIGRNMQKYILVVTKSTVPVGTAKKVRAAIQEELDKRSINIQFDVASNPEFLKEGNAINDFMSPDRVVVGVESERAKKLMSKLYKPFLLNNFRVIFMDIPSAEMTKYAANSMLATRISFMNDIANLCELVGADVNMVRSGIGSDTRIGRKFLYPGIGYGGSCFPKDVKALIKTAEQNGYQMRVLHAVEEVNELQKSILFDKLCKHFDNDLKGKTIALWGLAFKPETDDMREAPSLVLIDKLLKVGCKVRAYDPAAMDECRRRIGESIYYARDMYDAVLDADALMLVTEWKEFRLPSWAVIKKTMERAVVLDGRNIYDKKEMEEQGFIYYCIGH
- the rfbC gene encoding dTDP-4-dehydrorhamnose 3,5-epimerase, with amino-acid sequence MNYIQTEIDGVWLIEPKVFRDERGYFMEAFKEEDFKAHIGDVHFVQDNESKSSFGVLRGLHYQKGEYCQSKLVRVIKGKVLDVAVDLRRTSPTFGKYVSVELSEENQRQFFIPRGFAHGFLVLSDEAIFTYKVDNVYAPQAEASIRFNDETIGIDWPVAEEHLLLSPKDKAAPLFKDAVYFE
- a CDS encoding capsule assembly Wzi family protein, with the translated sequence MTAQNGLKQQNVSSFVEYGASVHTGDNTPLWQVSNQHGLSSIDNNTYFRGGAFYTDTIRQWRLEGGLDMAVAAGLTSTFVLQQAYADIRYKWIGLLIGSKEINSPLLNRELSSGGLLWSGNARPIPQVWIGLPEYVQILPRLALKAEISYGWFTDNKYQEEKVGEDFWYTKSIKYHHKSGFLRIGVPQGKWQLDLGMSLDVQFGGYKSAGIDAGDLGNSWKDYFKVFIPTHGDDSSPEGEQIAYQGNFMGSEHIRMTYRHNDFSISAYMENYYDDFSGMGKLNGFDGLWGVEYKSNHKQAISGFVLEYYQTTNQSGPMHGLDFSEVKKTGGADDYYNNDWYPGWVHWGMSMANPLIASPIYNKDGDMTFKYNRVRAMHLGWSGDISSEWTYLAKLSYNKTWGTPFKPIPDILENFSTFASIIYTPRKWKGWRFNASIAFDTGEIYGDNLGCQLKVRKIF